A region from the Takifugu rubripes chromosome 22, fTakRub1.2, whole genome shotgun sequence genome encodes:
- the LOC115246449 gene encoding LOW QUALITY PROTEIN: period circadian protein homolog 2-like (The sequence of the model RefSeq protein was modified relative to this genomic sequence to represent the inferred CDS: deleted 1 base in 1 codon), translating into MSEHSDSKPFLFTVLEDEGEASGCRGATSCSALPRGGSGRSAVGPLHHMGGYSQAGPHLGLQSEGSDSSGQDPPASPHTHRKTGRSRALTEDEVEMKSSGSSGSGTESHSNESHGNESHGNESHGNESNGHESVSSSNGNSKDSALLESSGSNKSSDSHSPSPPSSSNAFSLLSSEQDNPSTSGCSSEESAKAKTQKEVIKTLKELKLHLPAEKRHGYKSSTLSTLKYALRCVKQVEANEEYFQLQRINDSHPSGLDVSSYTIEEIDSITSEYTLKNNDIFAVAVSLSTGRIVYISDQAASILNCRRDVFKNTKFVEFLAPQDVSVFYSFTTPYRLPSWSMSTGAESSPSDCVQEKSFFCRISGGKECRGDLQYYPFRMTPYLMKVQDTVHAEDQFCCLLLAERVHSGYDAPRIPTDKRIFTTTHTPSCVFQDVDERAVPLLGYLPQDLIGTPVLLHLHPNDRPVMLGIHRKILHYAGQPFDHSSIRFCARNGEYIILDTSWSSFVNPWSRKVSFVIGRHKVRMGPVNEDVFVAPTSAAEVKTVDSDIQEVTEQIHRLLLQPVHTSGSSGYSSLPRTDHIFSMTSSSEDNCCGDKMAEQEEETCSKSRPRTFQEICKGVHLQKNQEQQANKADNKKNSKAAERSPAVVRPKDSAALLNPREPGAAVEESRPSSFQEMTFNEQTIYSYQQISCLDSVVRYLESCSVPISMKRRCRSSSNTTSSNSDDCKQKGSGQVQVSAAPAMPKDQSGLLPLDVPDKKSGDAAVVGTSLPLPVPNKPESVVSITSQCSYSSTIVHVGDKKPQPDSEIIEDTPGTGETMESGQSSCAPPPLAVSPPSQEREAYKKLGLTKQVLAAHTQKEEQAFLYRFRKLRGLSSLKANCSPVSMYLERQREQINSNAAPTAGSCKPGSRPTGRRGTRLKKTKSKRAKQMESSDSTASQCRQQQQLPRLNQGLNVTSCSASDTSQSAFPLAYPSMIQGFPLQVYPSTGSAAPATDATLLGCSSNNQASQTPAGPSSIQPAPFPPPMLTPIVALVLPDYLYPPLASRMAPPPPVYHPPDAPGFPAQMHPFSPNAFLGQFSFSAAPPLSVQNPFSSQHRFPSQASFLTPSVCFPPSTETPKAPAEGQSRSTTPQYGGCGGPTSPPIFHSGCSSPLNLLELELSVDRQDSTALPPGGQGTSMAEREKGAGGIQANDREPKQPSLSLLGPPGPLYCEDTSCVCEHLSWDKVFSLLRKEASSRGDGNNSDINTLSSDMLDIILHEDSCSATSGSMGSGSNGCGTSASGTSNSGTSKSRESASGTSGSRTGSNNSSSYFGSVDSSQNSQKVTSHLSSSEGRAVEMDQSRQSITYALQDPLWLPSANTDEKLMMTYQLPSRDIQRMLKEDRDKLVQLQKNQPCFSEQQKKELVEVHSWIKKGVLPEAIDNKGCSCCDGSLEAAVTEVAENQPDLDTLDAETWSSGCQRRPGEDPTNAAVISCHVTSAASNTQTQAARQ; encoded by the exons ATGTCAGAACATTCAGACTCCAAGCCGTTTCTCTTCACagtcctggaggatgaaggggaGGCCTCGGGGTGCAGAGGGGCCACCTCCTGCAGCGCGTTGCCTCGG GGGGGGTCCGGCCGCAGCGCCGTGGGCCCGCTGCACCACATGGGCGGCTACAGCCAAGCTGGGCCCCACCTGGGCCTCCAGTCGGAGGGCAGCGACAGCAGCGGCCAGGACCCCCCTGCGTCGCCCCACACCCACCGTAAGACCGGCCGCTCCCGGGCGCTCACAGAAGACGAAGTGGAGATGAAGAGCAGCGGGTCCAGTGGCAGCGGAACCGAATCGCACAGCAACGAGAGCCACGGCAACGAGAGCCACGGCAACGAGAGCCACGGCAACGAGAGCAACGGACACGAGTCGGTGAGCAGCTCCAACGGCAACAGCAAAGACTCGGCGCTGCTGGAGTCCTCTGGAAGCAACAAGAG CTCCGACTCCCACAGCCCGtctcctcccagcagctccaacgCCTTCAGCCTGCTGAGCTCCGAGCAGGACAACCCGTCCACCAGCGGCTGCAG CAGTGAAGAGTCGGCCAAAGCCAAGACCCAGAAGGAGGTGATTAAAACTCTGAAAGAGCTGAAGCTCCACCTGCCCGCCGAGAAGAGACACGGCTACAAGTCCAGCACCCTGAGCACCCTGAAGTACGCGCTGCGCTGCGTGAAACAGGTGGAAG ctAATGAGGAGTATTTCCAGCTGCAGCGCATCAACGACAGCCATCCTTCGGGCCTGGACGTGTCCTCCTACACGATAGAAGAGATCGACAGCATCACTTCGGAATACACCCTCAAGAACAAC gacaTCTTTGCGGTGGCCGTGTCCCTCAGCACAGGCAGGATCGTGTACATCTCCGACCAGGCCGCGTCCATACTCAACTGCAGAAGAGACGTCTTCAAGAACACCAAGTTCGTGGAGTTCCTGGCGCCGCAGGATGTCAGCGTGTTCTACAGCTTCACCACGCCCTACCGGCTGCCCTCCTGGAGCATGTCCACCGGAGCAG AGTCGTCACCGTCCGACTGCGTGCAGGAGAAGTCCTTCTTCTGCCGTATCAG TGGTGGTAAGGAGTGCCGGGGGGACCTGCAGTATTATCCCTTCCGCATGACGCCCTACCTGATGAAAGTCCAAGACACCGTCCACGCTGAAGACCagttctgctgcctcctgttggCCGAACGAGTTCACTCCGGTTATgatg CCCCCAGAATTCCGACCGACAAGCGCATCTTCACCACCACCCACACTCCaagttgtgtgtttcaggatgtGGATGAGAG GGCGGTTCCTCTCCTCGGGTATCTCCCCCAGGACCTGATCGGCACACCCGTTCTCCTTCACCTGCATCCCAACGACCGACCCGTCATGTTGGGGATCCACCGAAAGA TCCTCCACTACGCCGGCCAACCCTTCGACCACTCATCCATCCGCTTCTGCGCACGGAACGGAGAATACATCATACTCGACACCAGCTGGTCCAGTTTTGTCAACCCGTGGAGCCGCAAGGTCTCCTTTGTTATTGGGAGGCACAAAGTTCGTAT GGGCCCCGTGAATGAAGATGTTTTTGTGGCCCCGACCTCTGCTGCCGAGGTGAAGACGGTGGACTCCGACATTCAGGAGGTCACTGAGCAGATCCAccggctgctcctgcag CCAGTTCACACCAGCGGGTCCAGCGGCTACAGCAGCCTCCCCAGAACCGACCACATCTTCAGCATGACCTCCTCGAGTGAGGACAACTGCTGCGGCGACAAGAtggcggagcaggaggaggaaacgtgCAGCAAGAGCAGACCT CGCACCTTTCAGGAAATCTGTAAGGGAGTTCATCTTCAGAAGAACCAAGAGCAGCAGGCAAACAAGGCAGACAACAAGAAGAACAGCA aGGCGGCAGAGAGGAGTCCTGCAGTGGTGCGGCCCAAAGACTCGGCAGCTCTCCTAAACCCCAGGGAGCCCGGGGCCGCCGTGGAGGAGAGCAGGCCCTCCTCTTTCCAGGAGATGACCTTCAACGAGCAAACCATCTACTCCTACCAGCAGATCAGCTGTCTGGACAGTGTTGTCAG GTACTTGGAGAGCTGCAGTGTTCCCATCAGCATGAAGAGGAGGTGCCGGTCTTCCTCGAACACCACGTCTTCTAACTCGGATGACTGCAAACAGAAAGGCTCCGGTCAGGTGCAGGTGTCAGCAG CACCCGCCATGCCGAAGGACCAGTCTGGTCTCTTACCTTTGGACGTTCCAGACAAAAAGTCCGGTGACGCAGCGGTAGTGGGGACCTCActgcctcttcctgtccctAACAAACCGGAAAGTGTGGTCTCCATAACCAGCCAGTGTAGCTACAGTAGCACAATAGTGCATGTTGGTGACAAGAAACCTCAACCAGATTCAG AGATCATAGAGGACACACCAGGAACGGGAGAGACGATGGAATCTGGCCAGAGCTCctgcgctcctcctcctttggccGTATCGCCTCCCAGCCAGGAGAGGGAGGCCTACAAGAAGCTGGGACTGACCAAGCAGGTTCTGGCCGCCCACACGCAGAAGGAGGAACAGGCCTTCCTGTACCGCTTCAGGAAGCTGCGTGGACTGTCCTCCCTCAAGGCCAACTGCTCTCCGGTATCCATGTACCTGGAGAGGCAGCGGGAACAGATCAACAGTAACG CTGCTCCCACCGCTGGCTCCTGCAAGCCGGGGTCCAGACCCACCGGCCGGCGCGGAACCAGACTTAAGAAGACAAAGTCGAAGCGAGCCAAGCAGATGGAGTCCTCGGACAGCACGGCATCCCAAtgcagacaacagcagcagctgcctcgtCTGAACCAGGGTCTCAATGTCACCTCGTGCTCTGCTTCTGACACCTCCCAGTCCGCCTTCCCCCTGGCCTACCCCTCCATGATTCAAGGATTCCCCCTGCAGGTGTACCCCAGCACCGGTTCTGCAGCTCCCGCCACAGACGCTACCTtgctgggctgcagcagcaacaaccaggCCTCTCAGACCCCCGCAGGCCCTTCGTCCATCCAGCCAGctccattccccccccccatgctcaCGCCGATTGTTGCTTTAGTGCTGCCTGACTACCTGTATCCTCCTCTGGCCAGCAGGATGGCCCCCCCACCGCCGGTCTACCACCCCCCAGACGCCCCTGGCTTCCCCGCCCAGATGCATCCCTTTTCTCCGAATGCCTTCTTGGGCCAGTTTTCATTCTCGGCTGCGCCTCCGCTGAGTGTCCAGAACCCCTTCAGCTCCCAGCACCGTTTCCCATCTCAAGCCAGCTTCCTGACCCCGTCCGTCTGCTTCCCACCATCCACGGAAACGCCGAAGGCCCCCGCGGAGGGCCAGTCTCGCTCCACCACGCCACAGTATGGAGGATGTGGAGGCCCAACATCTCCGCCCATCTTCCACTCCGGCTGCAGCTCCCCCCTCAacctcctggagctggagctgtctGTGGACAGGCAGGACAGCACAGCGCTCCCTCCTGGAGGACAAGGGACTAGCATGGCCGAGAGGGAGAAAGGAGCAGGCGGTATCCAGGCCAACGACAGGGAGCCAAAGCAG CCATCTCTCAGTCTCCTTGGTCCACCAGGACCCTTGTATTGCGAGGACACGTCCTGTGTCTGTGAGCATTTGTCTTGGGATAAAGTGTTCTCATTGCTGAGAAAAGAG GCGAGTTCGCGCGGCGACGGGAACAACAGTGACATCAACACTCTGTCCAGCGACATGTTGGACATTATTCTCCACGAGGATTCTTGTTCGGCCACCTCGGGATCGATGGGCTCGGGGTCCAACGGCTGTGGAACGTCAGCCAGTGGAACCTCCAACAGCGGAACATCCAAGAGCAGAGAATCAGCCAGTGGAACCTCTGGCAGTCGAACAG gaagcaacaacagtagcagctacTTTGGCAGCGTGGACTCATCCCAGAACAGCCAGAAGGTCACCAGTCACTTGAGCAGCAGCGAGGGAAGAGCCGTGGAGATGGATCAGAGCCGACAGTCCATCACGTATGCACTGCAGGACCCTCTGTGGCTGCCCTCGGCCAACACAGATGAAAAGTTAATGATGACCTATCAGCTGCCCTCACG GGACATCCAGAGAATGCtgaaagaggacagagacaagctggtgcagctgcagaagaACCAGCCATGTTTCtcagaacagcagaagaaggagctggtggaggtcCATTCCTGGATCAAGAAGGGAGTTCTGCCCGAGGCGATTGACAACAAG GGCTGTTCCTGCTGCGATGGAAGCTTGGAGGCGGCGGTGACTGAGGTGGCGGAGAATCAGCCAGACCTGGACACCCTGGATGCGGAGACGTGGagcagcggctgccagcggagGCCCGGAGAGGATCCCACCAACGctgctgtcatttcctgccacgtcacatctgctgcctccaacacacagacacaagcaGCAAGGCAATAA
- the LOC115248024 gene encoding integral membrane protein 2C-like isoform X2, with amino-acid sequence MVKITFQPVSAQKPEKDVDGEQIRIPQASEQLVLPVSPKRQFPSGLCCLTLGLVVLTSALVTASVYIYRHYSTAQIPEDSLFHCRIVYEDSIYAPLRGRQELEENVGIYLDDNYEQISVPVPHFGGSDPADIIHDFQRGLTAYHDIALDKCYITELNTTTVMPPRNLWELLVNVKRGTYLPQTYIVQEEMMVTGRVRNMRQLGPFIHRLCYGKDTYRLRRRSQRRRMERREARTCHSIRHFENTFVVETVICDRV; translated from the exons ATGGTGAAGATCACCTTCCAGCCAGTGTCGGCGCAGAAGCCCGAGAAAGACGTGGATGGAGAGCAGATCAGGATACCTCAAGCTAGC GAACAGCTGGTTCTTCCCGTCAGTCCCAAGAGACAGTTCCCAAGCGGCCTGTGCTGCCTGACGCTGGGCCTGGTGGTCCTCACCTCGGCGCTGGTGACGGCCTCCGTCTACATCTACCGCCACTACTCCACAGCTCAG ATTCCAGAAGACAGCTTGTTCCACTGCCGGATCGTTTACGAGGATTCCATTTACGCCCCGTTGAGGGGCcggcaggagctggaggagaacgtCGGCATCTACCTTGATGACAACTACGAGCAGATCAGCGTTCCGGTGCCGCACTTTGGAGGCAGCGACCCTGCCGACATCATCCACGACTTCCAGAGG GGTCTCACAGCTTATCACGACATCGCTCTGGACAAATGCTACATCACCGAGCTCAACACCACCACGGTGATGCCACCGAGGAACCTGTGGGAGCTGCTCGTCAACGTCAAG AGAGGGACGTACCTCCCGCAGACGTACATCGTCCAGGAGGAGATGATGGTGACGGGGAGGGTGAGGAACATGAGGCAGCTCGGGCCCTTCATCCACCGGCTGTGCTACGGCAAAGACACCTACCGCCTCCGGCGCCGCAGCCAACGCCGAC GCATGGAGAGGCGGGAGGCGAGGACGTGCCACAGCATCCGTCACTTCGAGAACACGTTCGTGGTCGAAACTGTGATCTGCGACAGAGTCTGA
- the LOC115248024 gene encoding integral membrane protein 2C-like isoform X1 translates to MVKITFQPVSAQKPEKDVDGEQIRIPQASEQLVLPVSPKRQFPSGLCCLTLGLVVLTSALVTASVYIYRHYSTAQQIPEDSLFHCRIVYEDSIYAPLRGRQELEENVGIYLDDNYEQISVPVPHFGGSDPADIIHDFQRGLTAYHDIALDKCYITELNTTTVMPPRNLWELLVNVKRGTYLPQTYIVQEEMMVTGRVRNMRQLGPFIHRLCYGKDTYRLRRRSQRRRMERREARTCHSIRHFENTFVVETVICDRV, encoded by the exons ATGGTGAAGATCACCTTCCAGCCAGTGTCGGCGCAGAAGCCCGAGAAAGACGTGGATGGAGAGCAGATCAGGATACCTCAAGCTAGC GAACAGCTGGTTCTTCCCGTCAGTCCCAAGAGACAGTTCCCAAGCGGCCTGTGCTGCCTGACGCTGGGCCTGGTGGTCCTCACCTCGGCGCTGGTGACGGCCTCCGTCTACATCTACCGCCACTACTCCACAGCTCAG CAGATTCCAGAAGACAGCTTGTTCCACTGCCGGATCGTTTACGAGGATTCCATTTACGCCCCGTTGAGGGGCcggcaggagctggaggagaacgtCGGCATCTACCTTGATGACAACTACGAGCAGATCAGCGTTCCGGTGCCGCACTTTGGAGGCAGCGACCCTGCCGACATCATCCACGACTTCCAGAGG GGTCTCACAGCTTATCACGACATCGCTCTGGACAAATGCTACATCACCGAGCTCAACACCACCACGGTGATGCCACCGAGGAACCTGTGGGAGCTGCTCGTCAACGTCAAG AGAGGGACGTACCTCCCGCAGACGTACATCGTCCAGGAGGAGATGATGGTGACGGGGAGGGTGAGGAACATGAGGCAGCTCGGGCCCTTCATCCACCGGCTGTGCTACGGCAAAGACACCTACCGCCTCCGGCGCCGCAGCCAACGCCGAC GCATGGAGAGGCGGGAGGCGAGGACGTGCCACAGCATCCGTCACTTCGAGAACACGTTCGTGGTCGAAACTGTGATCTGCGACAGAGTCTGA
- the snorc gene encoding G-protein coupled receptor 55, whose product MASNCSFEAVDHLMVYLELAVYVPIFVCGFILNAMALVVFCLLLRKWTESTIYMSSLALMDLLLLFLLPFKMHATSNPWPAHLQPLCSVLESLYFVGIYGSIYTILSIAVDRWLAICHPFKAKQLRSPRAALAACVGVWVVVLAAIFPTSYHFRELGETDFHCFHRFSDKGWNPLVISCLLVFGFLAPALVLVSCSAQIIWTLQQSGQHSPQSRACVKIIYSSLSAFLLPFTSSHLAILLQFLVHQGVIQDCGAQRSISFFIQMSMCVSNVTCCLDALCYYFIAHEVRSSKKTLKLSVFRQRRTTCSTSEV is encoded by the exons ATGGCGAGCAACTGCTCCTTTGAAGCGGTCGACCATCTGATGGTGTACCTGGAGCTGGCGGTCTACGTGCCCATTTTCGTGTGCGGTTTTATCCTGAACGCCATGGCGCTGGTGGTCTTCTGCCTTCTTCTACGGAAATGGACAGAGTCCACCATTTACATGAGCAGCCTGGCTCTGatggacctcctcctcctcttcctccttcccttcaaGATGCACGCCACCAGCAACCCCTGGCCGGcccacctccagcctctctgCTCAGTCCTGGAAAGTTTGTATTTTGTGGGGATTTACGGGAGCATCTACACCATCCTGAGCATCGCCGTGGACCGCTGGCTGGCCATCTGCCACCCTTTCAAAGCCAAGCAGCTGCGCTCGCCACGGGCGGCCCTGGCGGCGTGCGTGGGGGTCTGGGTCGTGGTGCTGGCAGCGATCTTCCCCACCAGCTATCACTTCAGGGAGCTCGGGGAGACGGACTTCCACTGCTTCCACAGGTTTTCAGACAAGGGCTGGAACCCTCTGGTCATCAGCTGCCTGCTGGTGTTTGGCTTCCTGGCGCCAGCGCTGGTGCTGGTTTCCTGCTCGGCCCAGATCATCTGGACCCTTCAGCAGTCGGGCCAGCACAGCCCGCAGAGCCGAGCCTGCGTGAAGATCATCTACAGCAGCCTGAGCGCCTTCCTGCTGCCTTTCACCTCCAGTCACTTGGccatcctgctgcagttcctg GTGCATCAGGGGGTGATCCAGGACTGCGGCGCCCAGCGCAGCATCAGCTTCTTCATCCagatgagcatgtgtgtgtccaacgTCACCTGCTGCCTGGACGCTCTGTGCTACTACTTCATCGCCCACGAGGTGAGAAGCAGCAAAAAGACCTTAAAGCTCTCGGTCTTCAGGCAGAGAAGAACCACCTGCAGCACTTCAGAGGTCTGA
- the LOC115246438 gene encoding LOW QUALITY PROTEIN: solute carrier family 12 member 9-like (The sequence of the model RefSeq protein was modified relative to this genomic sequence to represent the inferred CDS: inserted 1 base in 1 codon), translated as MSEKAPLLHYRLTSGPGPEPADAPPPRQRRGRAQEDKHARKLGVLVGVVIPTLLSMFSVVVFLRVGFVVGQAGLYQSAAMFLVAYFIITMTVLSICAISTNGALDAGGAYYMISRALGPEFGGSIGIMFFLANVCSSALYILGVVEAVVSDFGVRVGAAGAHQVFPTGYWWSLLYGTTLLFLCFIVCLVGAHIYAKATFIVFIIVTTVLVSVXVSFFVVAPLEVTLPESSVWNGTGHGTANYSGFRLLTLEGNLMPSYTVDYTTGALMSFATVFAVMFNGCTGIMAGSNMSGDLENPSYSIPRGTMAAVIITFIAYNLLALLAAWSCDRQLLQRDYSFLGDINVWPPLVNVGIYSSSISAAMSNLIGASRILFALSKDNLFDGLLDLARRTSHGGNPWASVLISWMLAQAVLFAGKLNTIASVVTIFFLLVYAAVNLACLALEWASAPNFRPSFRCFTWHTCALGILGCLVMMFLVNAIYAFVSIVFMLLLLLLIQYLGPISNWGYISQALIFHQVRKYLLMLDIRKDHVKFWRLQVLLMVANPRSCTGLMAFINDLKKSGLYVLGHVTLGLLDGMPSDPLQSSHDSWLSLVDHLNIKAFVNLTLADSVRRGVQNLLFVTGFGSMRPNTLVLGFYDDCAPQDQLEGKLIICAARDSVSLSPATDQEQRPPTFPVVRVAGESKDLQEEEYVSVIADALKMGKNIILARYFHQFSREEVLGAGRKVGGRRCATAPFIDLWPLNLLRPDPRGYVDVCSLFLLQLASVLCETRSWSQARLRLFLCVEAGCSLKVEEEAKLRAMLKELRISAQVQTVAWDQVVTLHWQRQGGAERGGAEGRRQDGTPPFPSNQLTEEYICAVNALIRTHGAPQPAVRFLYLPRPPADTRRYPAYLQHMDLLSRDLGPTLLIHGITPVVTTYF; from the exons ATGTCGGAGAAGGCTCCTCTCCTGCATTACCGCCTCACCTCGGGCCCCGGGCCGGAGCCCGCGGATGCGCCCCCGCCGCGGCAGCGCCGAGGACGCGCGCAGGAGGACAAACACGCGCGGAAACTCGGCGTGTTGGTCGGCGTGGTCATCCCCACGTTACTGTCCATGTTCAGCGTGGTTGTCTTCCTCCGAGTGG gATTCGTGGTTGGCCAGGCGGGTCTCTACCAGTCCGCCGCCATGTTCCTCGTGGCttacttcatcatcaccatgacCGTGCTCTCCATCTGTGCCATCTCCACCAACGGGGCTCTAGATGCTGGGGGGGCCTACT ACATGATCAGCCGGGCCCTGGGTCCGGAGTTCGGCGGCAGCATTGGGATCATGTTCTTCCTGGCCAACGTGTGCAGCAGTGCTCTCTACATTCTGGGGGTGGTGGAAGCCGTGGTGTCGGATTTTGGCGTGCGCGTAG gtgctgctggtgccCATCAGGTGTTTCCTACAGGATACTGGTGGTCTCTGCTCTACGGCACcaccctgctcttcctctgcttcatTGTCTGTCTG GTGGGCGCTCACATCTACGCCAAAGCCACCTTCAttgtcttcatcatcgtcaccacagTCCTGGTTTCCG TTGTGAGTTTCTTCGTGGTGGCGCCGCTCGAGGTGACGTTGCCAGAGAGCTCCGTCTGGAACGGCACCGGCCACGGAACCGCCAACTATTCCGGCTTTCGGCTCCTGACCCTGGAGGGCAACCTGATGC CCAGCTACACGGTGGACTACACCACCGGTGCCCTCATGAGCTTCGCCACAGTCTTCGCTGTCATGTTCAACGGCTGCACCGGAATCATGGCGGGCTCCAACATGTCGG GTGACCTGGAGAACCCCAGCTACTCCATCCCCAGGGGCACGATGGCCGCCGTCATTATAACGTTCATCGCGTACAatctgctggctctgctggcggcgtggtcatgtgaccg TCAGCTCCTCCAAAGGGACTACAGCTTCCTGGGAGACATCAACGTGTGGCCGCCGCTGGTGAACGTTGGCATTTACTCCTCCAGCATCTCCGCTGCCATGAGTAACCTGATCGGAGCCTCCAGGATCCTCTTTGCGCTGTCCAAAGACAACCTGTTCG ATGGTCTCCTGGATCTGGCCAGGAGGACTTCTCACGGTGGAAACCCGTGGGCGTCCGTGCTGATCTCCTGGATGCTTGCACAG GCGGTGCTGTTCGCCGGTAAATTGAACACCATCGCCAGTGTGGTGACCATCTTTTTCCTGTTGGTGTATGCTGCTGTCAATCTGGCCTGTCTGGCTCTGGAATGGGCTTCTGCGCCGAACTTCAG ACCATCGTTCCGTTGCTTCACGTGGCACACCTGCGCCCTGGGCATTCTAGGTTGCCTGGTCATGATGTTCCTGGTCAACGCCATTTACGCCTTTGTCAGTATAGTGTTTatgctgctgctcttgttgCTGATCCAGTACCTCGGTCCCATCAGCAACTGGGGCTACATCAGCCAGGCCCTCATCTTCCATCAG GTACGCAAGTACCTTCTGATGCTGGACATACGCAAGGATCACGTCAAGTTCTGGAGGCTCCAGGTGTTGCTGATGGTGGCAAATCCTCGCAGCTGCACCGGTCTGATGGCTTTCATCAATGACCTGAAGAAGAGCGGCCTTTATGTCCTGGGACACGTAACGCTGGGTTTACTGG ATGGGATGCCCTCTGACCCTCTGCAGAGCAGCCATGACTCCTGGTTGTCTCTGGTGGATCATCTCAACATCAAGGCTTTTGTGAATCTCACGCTGGCCGATTCGGTCAGACGGGGAGTTCAGAACCTCCTTTTTGTCACAGGCTTTGGGTCAATGAGGCCCAACACTCTAGTCTTGGGATTTTACGACGACTGTGCCCCTCAGGACCAGCTTGAAGGGAAGCTGATCATCTGCGCCGCCCGTGACTCCGTTTCTCTGAGTCCCGCCACTGACCAGGAGCAGCGCCCCCCCACGTTCCCTGTGGTGCGAGTGGCCGGCGAGTCcaaagatctgcaggaggaggaataCGTGTCGGTGATCGCCGACGCTTTAAAAATGGGGAAGAACATAATCCTGGCCCGTTACTTTCATCAGTTCAGCCGAGAGGAGGTTTTGGGGGCGGGGCGGAAGGTCGGGGGTCGCCGTTGTGCGACGGCACCCTTCATAGACTTGTGGCCCCTGAATCTCCTCCGGCCGGACCCGCGTGGTTACGTGGACGTGTGctcgctcttcctgctgcagctggccagCGTCCTCTGCGAGACGCGCTCCTGGAGCCAGGCGAGGCTCCGCCTCTTTCTGTGCGTGGAGGCTGGCTGCAGCCTGAAGGTGGAAGAGGAGGCGAAGCTGCGCGCGATGCTGAAGGAGCTCCGGATCTCGGCCCAGGTGCAAACCGTGGCGTGGGACCAGGTGGTCACTCTGCACTGGCAGCGGCAGGGAGGAGCCGAGAGGGGCGGCGCCGAGGGCAGACGCCAGGACGGCACGCCGCCGTTCCCGAGCAACCAGCTGACTGAGGAATACATCTGTGCGGTCAACGCGCTCATCCGCACACACGGCGCGCCGCAGCCTGCGGTGCGTTTCCTGTATTTGCCACGCCCACCGGCAGACACCAGGCGTTACCCCGCCTACTTGCAGCACATGGACCTGTTGAGTCGAGACCTGGGTCCAACGTTGCTCATTCATGGCATCACCCCTGTGGTCACAACGTACTTCTGA